The Hymenobacter baengnokdamensis genome includes a region encoding these proteins:
- a CDS encoding DUF1572 family protein has translation MFQDFLSSARKQFAYYKLLGEQAMMQVPDDQLFWQPNAASNSMAAIVKHMWGNMLSRWTDFLTTDGEKPWRDREAEFDNDLQTCAALLQRWEAGWQCLFAALDTLTEADGQRIIYIRNQGHTIMEAINRQLAHYPYHVGQLVFIGKLLVGDAWQSLSIPRGNSAAFNAEKFAQGPHQAHFTDEVLGR, from the coding sequence ATGTTTCAGGACTTTCTTTCCAGCGCCCGTAAGCAATTTGCCTATTACAAGCTGCTTGGCGAGCAGGCAATGATGCAAGTGCCCGACGACCAGCTTTTCTGGCAGCCCAACGCCGCCAGCAACAGCATGGCGGCCATTGTAAAGCATATGTGGGGCAATATGCTATCCCGGTGGACTGATTTCCTCACTACGGACGGCGAAAAGCCGTGGCGCGACCGCGAGGCAGAATTCGACAACGACCTTCAGACGTGCGCCGCGCTGCTTCAGCGCTGGGAAGCCGGCTGGCAGTGCCTGTTTGCCGCCCTCGATACGCTGACGGAAGCCGATGGCCAGCGCATTATCTATATCCGCAACCAGGGCCATACCATTATGGAGGCCATCAACCGACAGCTGGCGCACTACCCGTACCACGTGGGGCAGTTGGTTTTTATCGGCAAGCTGCTGGTAGGCGATGCCTGGCAGTCGCTTTCTATTCCGCGCGGCAACTCCGCCGCCTTTAATGCGGAGAAATTTGCTCAGGGCC